Proteins found in one Paenibacillus borealis genomic segment:
- the carA gene encoding glutamine-hydrolyzing carbamoyl-phosphate synthase small subunit, with amino-acid sequence MQARLLLQDGTLFTGTAFGAEGEKTGEVVFNTGITGYQEVLSDPSYCGQIVTMTYPLIGNYGITRDDFESVRPFVHGFVVRRHETVPSNWRAEYSVDDLLKEYGIPGISEIDTRMLTRIIRHHGTMKAILTTSNKRVEELMEMMGDTTIEELRNQVARTSTTKTYSSPGNKERIVLVDYGAKTGILRELNSRGCDVVVVPHDVTADEIRRLNPDGIQLSNGPGDPKDVPYAVKTISELLGEYPIFGICLGHQLFALACGADTEKLKFGHRGGNHPVKELESGRCFITSQNHGYTVNEESVVNTELEVTHINNNDKTVEGLKHTRYPAFSVQYHPEAAPGPHDSSYLFDRFLQMIADHKAKLPAGSRQAQLAAGARITAPKPAAQLEAVKGAL; translated from the coding sequence ATGCAGGCGAGATTGCTGCTTCAGGACGGAACGCTGTTTACAGGCACCGCATTTGGCGCGGAAGGCGAAAAGACGGGCGAGGTTGTATTTAACACAGGAATTACGGGATATCAGGAGGTGCTGTCGGACCCTTCGTACTGCGGCCAAATCGTCACAATGACGTATCCGCTGATCGGAAATTACGGCATTACCCGTGATGATTTCGAATCTGTGCGCCCTTTTGTGCACGGCTTTGTGGTGCGTCGTCACGAGACTGTGCCCAGCAACTGGCGTGCTGAATACAGTGTAGACGATCTGCTGAAGGAATACGGCATTCCCGGAATCAGCGAGATTGATACCCGGATGCTGACCCGCATTATCCGCCATCACGGCACGATGAAGGCGATCCTCACCACTTCGAATAAACGTGTGGAAGAACTGATGGAAATGATGGGCGATACTACAATTGAAGAATTACGCAATCAGGTAGCCCGTACCTCCACAACTAAGACATATAGCAGTCCTGGGAACAAAGAACGCATTGTCCTGGTGGATTACGGCGCGAAGACAGGCATTCTGCGCGAGCTGAACAGCCGCGGCTGTGATGTGGTTGTCGTGCCTCACGATGTGACTGCAGATGAGATCCGCCGCCTGAATCCGGATGGAATCCAGCTGTCGAACGGTCCTGGGGACCCTAAGGATGTGCCTTATGCAGTTAAGACCATTTCCGAGCTGCTCGGCGAATATCCGATCTTCGGCATCTGCCTGGGTCATCAGCTGTTCGCGCTGGCATGCGGCGCAGATACCGAGAAGCTCAAATTCGGCCATCGCGGCGGTAACCATCCGGTCAAAGAGCTGGAGAGCGGACGCTGCTTCATCACATCGCAGAACCATGGTTACACGGTTAATGAAGAATCCGTAGTGAACACGGAGCTGGAAGTTACGCATATTAACAACAATGATAAGACCGTTGAAGGACTGAAGCATACCCGTTACCCCGCTTTTTCGGTGCAATACCATCCGGAAGCGGCGCCGGGACCGCATGACAGCAGCTACTTGTTCGACCGTTTCCTGCAGATGATCGCAGACCACAAGGCGAAACTGCCGGCAGGCTCGCGCCAGGCGCAGCTGGCGGCGGGTGCCAGAATCACGGCACCGAAACCTGCAGCACAGCTTGAAGCCGTGAAAGGAGCACTATAA